A region of Anolis sagrei isolate rAnoSag1 chromosome 2, rAnoSag1.mat, whole genome shotgun sequence DNA encodes the following proteins:
- the LOC137095998 gene encoding zinc finger protein ZFP2-like yields the protein MANTLPSYPRSDTGKKLHQCMECGKQFDCERNLTVHERTHTGEKPYKCMECGKCFSQSGHLRSHQRTHTGEKPYKCVECGESFSRGDGLRSHQRKHTGEKPYKCMECGKSFSRGDSLRSHQRKHTGEKPYKCMKCGESFSESGTLRSHQRIHTGEQPYKCMECGESFSESGTLRSHQRTHTGEKPHKCVECGESFSRRERLRSHQRIHTGEKPYKCMECGESFSRRDILCSHQRIHTGEKPYKCMECGKSFSLSGTLRSHQRTHTGEKPHKCVECGKSFSQSGYLRSHQRIHTGEKPYKCMECGKSFSLSGTLRSHQRIHTGEKPHKCMECGKCFSRSGTLHSHQMTHPVQKP from the coding sequence ATGGCAAACACTCTACCTTCCTATCCTAGGTCAGACACAGGGAAGAAGTTACATCAGTGTATGGAGTGTGGAAAACAATTTGATTGCGAACGTAATCTTACTGTACATGaacggacccacacaggggagaagccatataaatgcatggaatgtggaaaatgcttcagtcagagtggccatctacggtcccatcaaaggacccacacaggggagaagccatataaatgcgtggaatgtggagaaagcttcagtcgtgGAGATggtctgcgttcccatcaaaggaagcacacaggggagaagccatataaatgtatggaatgtggaaagagcttcagtcgtgGAGATagtctgcgttcccatcaaaggaagcacacaggggagaagccgtataaatgtatgaaatgtggagaaagcttcagtgagagtggcactctacgttcccatcaaaggatccacacaggggagcagccatataaatgtatggaatgtggagaaagcttcagtgagagtggcactctacgttcccatcaaaggacgcacactggggagaagccacacaaatgcgtggaatgtggagaaagcttcagtcgtaGAGAAcgtctgcgttcccatcaaaggatccacacaggggagaagccatataaatgtatggaatgtggagaaagcttcagtcgcaGAGACATCCtatgttcccatcaaaggatccacacaggggagaagccatataaatgtatggaatgtggaaagagcttcagtctgaGTGGCACtctacggtcccatcaaaggacccacacaggggagaagccacataaatgcgtggaatgtggaaagagcttcagtcagagtggctatctacggtcccatcaacggatccacacaggggagaagccgtataaatgtatggaatgtggaaagagcttcagtctgaGTGGCACtctacggtcccatcaaaggatccacacaggggagaagccacataaatgtatggaatgtggaaagtgcTTCAGTCGCAGTGGCACTCTACATTCCCACCAAATGACTCACCCAGTACAGAAGCCATAG